In a single window of the Mesorhizobium shangrilense genome:
- a CDS encoding LysR family transcriptional regulator, whose protein sequence is MRLEWLEDIIAVAETGSFSEAAERRSLTQSAFSRRIQNIEDHVGVELFDRTHKPVQLRATTTEQRERIVRLAEMLRQLVVDLKQGEQVSANRIVISSQHALTASLTPSIIEAVQSSTRDTYVKLHSANQDECFAQLLSRQADIAIVYRLPGTQHPVRPDFVECVTIGTDRLIPVVAAGKVDALEARLGAGEVHHIAYPPEVFLGQVMERTVMPQLRQRFVVVPRAETALTLAAVEMAAVGLAVAWAPMSLAGGRLEAGQLVDLSHVLPGCDLEVTAVRLFGEVGSVELAVWSQILETRVRF, encoded by the coding sequence ATGCGTCTCGAATGGCTGGAAGACATAATTGCCGTGGCGGAGACCGGGTCGTTCAGCGAGGCTGCGGAGCGCCGAAGCTTGACCCAATCCGCCTTTTCCCGGCGCATACAGAATATCGAAGACCACGTCGGCGTTGAGCTCTTCGATCGCACCCATAAGCCAGTGCAGTTGCGGGCGACGACCACGGAGCAGCGCGAGCGGATCGTGCGTCTCGCGGAAATGCTGCGACAGCTCGTCGTCGACCTGAAGCAAGGCGAGCAGGTTTCGGCCAATCGGATCGTGATCTCGAGCCAGCACGCGCTCACCGCCTCGTTGACGCCTTCGATCATCGAGGCCGTCCAGTCGTCGACCCGGGATACCTACGTGAAGCTTCACTCCGCCAACCAGGATGAATGCTTCGCCCAACTCCTGTCGCGACAGGCTGATATCGCCATCGTGTACCGACTGCCCGGCACGCAGCATCCGGTTCGCCCGGATTTCGTCGAGTGCGTCACCATCGGAACCGACCGGCTGATCCCGGTCGTGGCGGCCGGCAAGGTCGACGCGTTGGAGGCGCGGCTTGGCGCCGGCGAGGTGCATCACATCGCCTATCCGCCAGAGGTTTTCCTCGGCCAGGTCATGGAGCGAACGGTCATGCCGCAGCTTCGCCAGCGGTTCGTTGTCGTTCCAAGGGCTGAGACTGCGCTGACCCTGGCGGCCGTCGAAATGGCGGCCGTCGGCCTGGCCGTCGCCTGGGCGCCGATGTCGCTCGCCGGGGGCCGCCTCGAGGCAGGACAACTCGTGGATCTGTCGCACGTCCTTCCGGGATGCGACCTGGAGGTAACCGCCGTCCGCCTGTTCGGGGAGGTTGGATCGGTCGAGCTCGCCGTCTGGTCGCAGATCCTGGAGACCCGAGTGCGGTTCTGA
- a CDS encoding LysR family transcriptional regulator: protein MKQHHVPEIALRHFKAFMAVLEAGGLAPAGKQLRRSPSSISRSVGILEKAFGCPLVFRSFAGMTATPEGRMVEGRCQIIKAELDACGGLLARLQRATLRPNAAILEMQPDVSHLRALIAVHDFKSVQRAANLLSVSQPAISYSIRLLEADLGVELFSRMSTGMIATPEGVTVTFAARRILSEISKIVDDIRSSDGFSSGLVCVGGLAYSRTAILPDAIKQVLSQNPNIVVRTVEGPIDSLLTALHGDEIDVIICAHPDRALLEGISVEPIAKDPMGLFVSVDHPLAARPQLTLKEILAHPFILPPAGSITRQMLEDFFRNAGCERPRGRAETSSYSVVRNLLIESDYIAFRSLREFQIQNPDDRIVALDVSVSLPERIICLLQRRDGRPTAAISEFIKVVRDVSGTGTGPTATLGPR from the coding sequence ATGAAGCAGCACCACGTTCCGGAGATCGCCCTGCGGCACTTCAAGGCCTTCATGGCTGTGCTCGAGGCAGGCGGCCTCGCGCCTGCTGGCAAGCAGCTGCGCCGCAGCCCTTCATCCATCTCCAGATCCGTCGGCATTCTCGAGAAAGCGTTCGGCTGCCCGCTGGTCTTCCGATCCTTCGCGGGCATGACGGCAACGCCGGAAGGCAGAATGGTCGAGGGACGCTGCCAGATCATCAAAGCGGAACTGGACGCGTGCGGCGGGCTTCTCGCGCGCCTGCAGCGCGCGACGCTGCGCCCCAACGCGGCGATCCTCGAAATGCAGCCGGACGTATCCCACCTGCGCGCGCTGATCGCCGTGCACGATTTCAAGTCCGTGCAACGCGCCGCAAACCTGCTGTCCGTGTCCCAGCCCGCGATATCCTATTCCATCCGCTTGCTGGAGGCCGATCTCGGGGTAGAGCTGTTCTCCCGCATGAGCACAGGCATGATTGCCACGCCGGAAGGGGTAACCGTCACTTTTGCCGCACGGCGGATCCTGTCGGAAATCTCCAAGATCGTCGACGACATCCGATCGTCAGACGGCTTCTCCAGCGGACTGGTGTGCGTCGGCGGTCTTGCGTACTCACGAACGGCCATTCTGCCCGACGCCATCAAGCAGGTCCTGTCGCAGAATCCGAACATCGTCGTGCGAACCGTCGAGGGACCGATCGACAGCCTGTTGACCGCGCTTCATGGCGACGAGATCGACGTCATCATCTGCGCCCACCCCGACCGCGCCCTTCTCGAGGGGATTTCCGTCGAGCCGATCGCGAAGGATCCGATGGGTCTTTTCGTATCCGTCGACCATCCTCTCGCGGCGCGGCCGCAACTGACTCTGAAGGAAATCCTTGCCCACCCGTTCATCCTGCCGCCGGCCGGAAGCATCACCCGGCAGATGCTCGAAGACTTCTTCCGGAATGCCGGCTGCGAGAGGCCGCGCGGCCGCGCCGAAACCAGCTCCTACTCGGTAGTCCGCAATCTGCTGATCGAATCCGACTATATCGCCTTCCGATCGCTCCGGGAGTTTCAGATCCAGAATCCCGATGACAGGATCGTCGCCCTTGATGTGAGCGTGTCCCTTCCGGAGAGGATCATCTGCCTGTTGCAGCGTCGGGACGGACGTCCCACCGCAGCGATCAGCGAGTTCATCAAGGTCGTGCGCGACGTATCGGGCACCGGGACGGGTCCGACGGCCACCTTGGGCCCGCGGTGA
- a CDS encoding D-cysteine desulfhydrase, whose amino-acid sequence MHLARFPRIFLAHLPTPLEKMERLSKELGGPEIWIKRDDCTGLSTGGNKTRKLEFLMAEAVAMGADMVMTQGATQSNHARQTAAFAAKLGMACHLLLEDRTGSNDRNYNANGNVLLDHLHGATTEKRPGGADMQAEMEAVAEGLRAQGRKVYIIPGGGSNPTGALGYVNCAYELVGQANDRGLPIDRIVTATGSAGTQAGLIVGLKAINAQIPLLGMGVRAPKDKQEENVFKLAQKTAEKIGCPNVVAREDVVADCDYVGSGYGIPREDTLEAIRMFAELEGILLDPVYSGKAAAGLIDYCRKGRFRKDERVVFLHTGGSAALFGYDAAFDKRA is encoded by the coding sequence ATGCACCTGGCCCGTTTTCCCCGCATTTTCCTCGCCCATCTCCCGACGCCTCTGGAGAAGATGGAGCGGCTGTCGAAAGAGCTTGGCGGGCCGGAGATCTGGATCAAGCGCGATGATTGCACCGGACTTTCGACGGGGGGAAACAAGACGCGAAAGCTCGAGTTCCTGATGGCCGAGGCAGTCGCCATGGGGGCCGACATGGTCATGACCCAGGGCGCCACGCAGTCCAACCACGCGCGGCAGACGGCGGCGTTTGCGGCAAAGCTGGGGATGGCTTGCCACCTCCTCCTGGAGGACAGGACCGGATCGAACGACCGGAACTACAACGCCAACGGCAACGTCCTGCTCGACCATCTGCACGGGGCGACGACGGAAAAGCGCCCCGGCGGCGCCGACATGCAGGCCGAAATGGAAGCGGTCGCCGAAGGCCTGCGGGCACAGGGCCGCAAGGTCTACATCATTCCCGGCGGCGGCTCCAATCCGACAGGCGCGCTGGGATACGTGAACTGCGCTTACGAACTGGTGGGGCAGGCGAATGACCGCGGCCTGCCTATCGATCGCATCGTGACCGCCACCGGAAGCGCGGGAACGCAAGCCGGGCTGATCGTCGGCCTGAAGGCGATCAACGCACAGATTCCGCTGCTGGGAATGGGCGTGCGCGCGCCGAAGGACAAGCAGGAGGAGAACGTCTTCAAGCTCGCGCAGAAGACAGCCGAGAAGATCGGCTGCCCGAATGTGGTGGCGCGCGAGGATGTCGTGGCAGATTGCGATTATGTCGGATCCGGCTATGGAATTCCGCGGGAAGATACGCTGGAGGCCATCCGCATGTTCGCCGAACTGGAAGGCATCTTGCTGGATCCGGTCTATTCCGGCAAGGCCGCGGCGGGCCTGATCGACTACTGCCGCAAGGGTCGCTTCCGGAAGGACGAGCGCGTGGTCTTCCTGCATACCGGGGGCTCTGCGGCGCTTTTCGGGTATGACGCCGCATTCGACAAGCGCGCCTAG